A region of the Pelomicrobium methylotrophicum genome:
CGCCGTGTTGTAGGACCGGGCCCGGAGGCTGCCGGAGATGCCGAGAATGCGAAGGGTCGGATCGGTCATGGGTTCTCCTTTTTTCAGGTCGTCATACCCAGCGCGGCCGTTCCACCCATGGCGGGCTCAAAACCGCTCGACCCAGGGCCGAAGGTCGAGCTCCTGGGTCCAGGCGCTGCGCGGCTGCCGGTGCAACGGGTCGTAGGCCTCGGCGATCGCTGCCGGCTCCAATAGGGAGTCGAGGCCGTGCTGGGCGAGCAGGTGTTCGTCGCGTTCGGAGTTGGATATGGCCGTCGATCGCCACGTGGACGCCCTGGGAACCCAGCTCCCGGGCCGCTCTGGGCTAGCGCTCGGTGGGCGGCGTTGGGTCGGGACGCCGCCACGCGGGGCCAGCCGATCAGGCTCTGCGCCCAGTCGCGCCGGCGCGCCGAGTCGGAGCGCAGGAATTCCTGGTGGCTCAGGGACGGCGTGCGCTTCCACCGGCCTTCCGCGTCCCGGTAATCCGGAATGCTGCAGGCGGTGCTCACCCCCGCGCCGGTAGCACCAGCAGGCGCGGATGGGTGCGGACGAAGCGCAGAAGGGCCTGGGTCTCCATCACGGGAGGCTCGGGCGGATTTGAGCAGTGAGCGAGCCGAAATGGCAGACAACCGCCATCCTCTCAAAAGCTAAGACCGATAGGGGCGCTTCAACCCCTTGAACATGGGGAAATGCTTTAGATTGAGGGTGGCCAGTTCCAGATTGGCGGTCTTCGCCGTCGCAGCAATGAGGGCGTCGATCGGATCGACGCCGTGGCTCGGTCCGTACTGGCGAAGATAGTCTCCGGCGAGACTTGCAATCTCCAGTCCGATGTCATGAACTGTATATACTTCCAGAAGCCGTTCGATCTGGCGGCGCTCCCGCGCATTGCGGGCGCCCGCGATGAGTTCCGTTGCTGTGATCGCCGACAGCGATGGCACTTCAGGCAGACCGTTCACGAACGCCACCGCCGCCTCTCGCCCGCGCAACACGTCGATGACGATGCAGGTGTCGAGAAGCATCATGTCCGTTCATAGACGAACGCAAATCGACGCTTGGCCGCAGCCCGAATCTCACGGCTCAAGTCCTCGAGTCCCGGACGATCCTTCCACATTCCTGCGATCGCGCGCGTCGCTTCCCGCCAGTCGATGTCCTCGCGCTGCGCCCTCTCGATCAGAAGATCGACGCTCTTCCGGATCAGATCGGACTGCTTCTGCCCCGTCCGCGCGGCGATGGATCTGAGCGCCGCTCTCTGGTCCTCGCGCAAAAACACCTGAATCTTTCGCATGGTCATGGCGATTCCGCCGCATCTAGACGACATACATTTTATGTGTCGATTTGAACAGCGGTCAATCCGAGGGATGACGGGTGTCCCTTCCCCGCTCGACCAAGAATCTTGACCACCGCCTCCCGGTTCTCGCCTCGAAACCGATCGTCATCTTCATGACCCCCCTCCTTTGCAGGAGTACACAACTCGCGCTGGACAGCCTATGTACCGCCGGCGATCGTGCAATCCTTCAGGGCGTCACTTTGAGCAGCAACTTCCCCCGCGTGCCGCGGCCTTCCAGGTGGCGGTGAGCCTCGGCGGCCTCAGCCAGCGGGTATTCCCGGTCGATGACGACCGTGAGCTTCCCTTCTAGGTACCAGCGGAACAGGTCGCCGGTGCGCCACTCGATCTCCTCGGTCGTGGCGGTGTAGTCGGCGAGATGGGGCCGGGTGAAGTACACCGAGCCTGCTTCGCCCAACTCCAGGGGCTCGATGCTCGCCACCAGCCCCGAAGCGCCGCCGTAGTTCACGCAGAGCCCCCGGCGCCGGAGGCTCCGGATGCTGCGGGCGATGGTGTCCTTGCCCACGGCGTCGTAGACCACGTCCACGCCCTTGCCGCCGGTGATTTCCATGACGGCTTCGCGGAAGTCGCGCTCGCGGTAGAGGATCACGTGATCGGCACCGCGGGCTTTGGCGATCTGCGCCTTGTCGGCGCTGCCCACCGTGGTAAGTACCGTCGCCCCGCGCAGCTTGGCAAGCTGGATCAGGAGCTGTCCCACGCCACCCGCGCCGGCGTGCACCAGGCACGTGCTGCCGGGCCTGAGTTCGTAAACCGAATGGCTCAGATAATGGGCGGTGCATCCTTGCAGCATGAGGGTGGTGGCGATGGGGTCAGGCACGCCCTCCGGGATCCTGGCCAAGCGCCACGCAGGCACCACGGCGTACTCGGCGTAGCTCCCGCGCACAAGACAATAGCCCACCCGGTCGCCGACCCGCACGCGCTCCACGCCCGGCCCCGCCTCCACCACCTCGCCCACCCCTTCCATGCCCAGGGTCATGGGCAGCGGCGTCTGGTAGGTTCGGGAGCGGGCGTAGCTTCCGTTTCGCATGTACACGTCGATGAAGTTCACGCCGGCGTAGGCGAGCTTGACCAGCGCCTCGCCCTCCTTCGGCTGGGGGACTTCCGTTTCCGCCAGCCGAAGCTGCTCCGGTCCGCCGAATTCGAACACGCGTATCGCCTTCATCGCTTCTCCTACCGGTCTAGTTTTTCACGATCAGCACCACGCCGGCGATCAGCATCAGGGCGCCGACGATCCGCAGCACGCTCATCGGACGCACGGGATAGCCCAGCACGCCGAAGTGGTCCAGCAGCATCGACGCCGCGATCTGGCCGGCCACCACGAGCACGAACAGGGTCGCCGCCCCCAGCTTGGGGCCAGCCACCAGGCTCACCACCACCACGGCCGCGCCGATGGCGCCGCCGAGCCATCCCCACGCCGGCACCGACGCCATCGCCGCGGCAGTAGGCCACGGCACCCGCAGTAACATCAGCACCAGCAGCACGCAGACGAGTCCCACCACCATGTTGACGAGCCCGGCGAGGAGCGGATCCCCGAGCAGGGCGCGCAGCGAAGCGTTAATGCCGACCTGCACCGGCATCAGCGCGCCGATCAGCAGGGCGAGCGCATGCAGCACGACATCCATGGCTCTCCTTTCCTTTATGGCCCGAAGGAATGCAGGCCGGCGTCCTCCGGCCCGCGCCAAGGATACCGGAAGCTACGCCCTTGCGCTGCGGCGGGCTTGGCGGGCCACGAAGATGCCCAGCGCGGCCAGCACCAGGTAGAAGACCAGCGACCAGCCGGGCAGGGTAAGGCCGAGAAAGCTCCACTGGGTGTCGCTGCACTCACCGCTGCCACGGAACACGAGCGCCAGCGTCTCCGACAGGGGCAGCGTCTCCAGCATGAAAGAGAGGTCCGCCCCGCAATCGGCGACCTGGGGCGGTGCGCCAAACTGCACCCACAAATGCCGCGCCGCAATGCCCACTCCGCCCGCCGCCGCGGCGGTGATCAGGCCCGCGTACGCCGTCGCCCCCTTGGGCCCCGGCCCGTGGACCGCCGCCAGGAGAAACAGCGCGCCCAGGACGATGAAAACCGCGCGCTGGAAAATGCAAAGGGGGCAGGGCTCGAGGCCCTGCCCGTGCTGAAGGTAGAGCGCATAGCCCAACACACCCAGGCACAGGAGGAAACCCGCGAAGAAACCCGCTCGCGTCCGCATTCGTCATCGCCTCACTGGAACCGGTACCCGTCCATGGCCAGGATACCGTGAGCGAGGCTGCGGTGCACTCACTGGGCCCGGCTGCCCGCCCTGAGGACTACAAAGCGCGGCCGCAGGGTCCTCCGGTGGAAAAATTCGGGCCGCCTGGGGCGCAAGCCTCCGATGCGCCAGCCCCAGTCACGGGGGCCGTTCCCGGCTTGGCGGGCTGGCCCAGCGCCTTCACGCACTTCCCGCCTTCAGACGCTTGGCGATGGTGGCCACGTGGCGCCCCTGGAAGCGGGCGATGGCCAGCTCGTTCTCGCTGGGCTGCCGGGAGCCGTCGGCGTCGGTGATCGTGGTCGCCCCGTAGGGGGTGCCGCCGGTGATCTCCTTCATCGTGAGCAGCCGCTGCTCGGCGTACGGCACGCCGACGATGATCATGCCGTGGTGCAGCAAGGTCGAATGGAAACTGGTGAGGGTGGTCTCCTGGCCCCCGTGCTGGGTGGCGGTGGAGGTGAAGACGCTGCCCACCTTGCCGATCAACGCACCCCGCGTCCACAAGCCCCCCGTCTGGTCCAGGAAGTTGCGCATCTGGGCCGCCATGTTGCCGAAGCGGGTGGGCGCGCCGAAGAGGATGGCGTCGGCTTCCGCGAGCTGCTCGGGCTGGATGACGGGCACGTGAGCAAACGCTTCGCGAGCTTTCTTCGCGCCGCTTTTCTCCAGCACGTCTTCTGGCACCAACTCGGGGACCTGGTACAGGGCGACCTCGGTGCCCTCCACCTCCCGGGCCCCGGCGGCGACCGCTTCAGCCATTTTGTAAACGTGGCCGTACATGCTGTAGAACACGACTTGAATCTTCGTCGTCACGCCGTTCTCCTTTAACAAAGACTTTGTCAACCATCCGATGACGCCAGGTCGAACAGGAGCACTTCGGCCCGTTCGGCCTGGTCAAGAACGATTTCGTCCACACCCTCGGCTTTGAGGGCGTCGCCCGCTTCGAGTAACTGACCGTTCACCGTCACCCGTCCCCGCGCCACATGCCCGTAGGCCCGCCGCCCTGGCGTCAGGCGATGCACGACCCGCTGGGCGCCGTCGAGCAACGCGGCGTAGACGAAGGCGTCCTGGTGGAGGCTGACCGACCCGTCGCGGCCGTCAGGCGAAGCGATCAAGCGCAGCCGTCCACGCTTTTCAGCCTCGGAGAAATGTTTCCGCTCGTAGCTGGGCGGCAGGCCCCGACGGTCGGGCACAATCCAGATTTGGAGGAAATGCACCACGTCCCGGTCAGAAGCGTTGTATTCGCTGTGCCTCACCCCGGTGCCGGCGCTCATGCGCTGCACGTCTCCGGGCCGGAGGATGGCGCCGTTGCCCAGGCTGTCCTCGTGCGCCAGCGCTCCCTCCAGGACGTAGCTGATGATCTCCATATCCTGGTGCCCGTGGGTGTCGAAGCCCACGCCCGGCTGCAGCCGGTCTTCGTTAATGACCCGCAGCGCGCCGAACCCCCGGTGCCGCGGGTCGTCGTACCCGGCGAACGAAAAGCTGTGGTCGCTCTCGAGCCCGAGGTGGCGGGTGTGGCCGCGCTCGCCGCTCCTGCGCACTTCGATCATTGCCTCTTTAAGATTCATCAATATTACTGAATAAATTTAACGCCCTGCTATTACTTATAATAAGCGCCTCTTTAAAGGATTATTAGCGGAACTTTTTGAAAAATATTTTCAAAAAATATGATTCTCCAGCGCGGGTCGTGAGCGTGGCGACGGCAGGGAAAAACGAAAAGCGTTACTAAGGAAGGACAGGGAGGCGCAGGCGGCAACGAGACGGATGCGCACGGGCGCCCCATCCCGCCCCGATCTTTGGGAGGCGCGACCTCGCCTCCTTAAACCCGGCTCTTCCGCTCAGGACAAGTGGCGGCTGCGGCGCCCGGAAACGGGCTCGGCCCATACGTCCCCGGCCGTTCCGCGCCGGTCCTGGGGCCGGGCTTCCGGATGGCGGAACCGCAGGAGTTCGGACATAAACAGCAGCTCGTCCATCGCCTCCAGGGGAAAGCCGCGGCGGCTGCCGCGTTCGTCGATGATGAGCTTGGCCAGATACGCCTCGCACTCCGGATGACCCCATGTGAGGATCAGATTCTGCACTACATGGGGAAACTGCTCGACGGCGGCCTTCACCTCGCTCCAGCGGCCGCCCGCCATGGTCCGGCGCTCGCCCGGCGCGGCTCCTGCCGTCGGCTGCTGCCCCCCCGAGGACGCCCTCGGTCCCCTCCCCCCTTCTGCGCCGCCGTCGGGCAGCCGGCCGGTGCCGGTGAGCGGGGGTTTCCCTGCGTATTGCTGCGCGACCAGCCTTTCCAGGTGCCGAACCCGTGCCTCCAACGCTTCCAGCCTGCGCTCCAGCGCGCTGTCGTTCCCACTCATCCTCTCCCCCTTTTAGGCTTCACTCCCCGTTCCCGCGGCGAGGATGTGTTCAGGCGCCCTCGGTGCGGCCGGCAGGGGCGCGGGCCGGCGGTGCCGCCGCACCGCCGGAAGCCGCCACCTGGGCTTCCAGTTCCTCACGGGTGAGGAGCTCGCGCTTGCCGACGATGAACGTGTACATGGTCGGAATCACGTACAGCGTGAAAAGCGTGCCCACCGACACGCCGCCGACGATGACCCACCCGATGGCCTGGCGAGATTCGGCCCCGGCGCCGGTGGCGAGCGCGATGGGGATGGCGCCGAAGACGGTGGCGAGGCTGGTCATGAGAATAGGGCGCAGGCGCAGGGAGGCCGCTTCGATCACCGCCTCGACCTTCTCCATTCCCCGATCACGCAACTGATTGGCGAATTCCACGATCAGAATGCCGTTCTTGGTGATCAAGCCAATCAGCATCACCAGCCCGATCTGGCTGTAGACGTTGAGCGTGCCGTAGCGCGGATTGGCCAGGGACTGGAGGTACATGGCGAGCACCGCTCCGGTGACGGCCAGCGGTACGGTGAGCATGATCACCAGCGGACTCCTGAAGCTTTCGAACTGGGCGGCCAATGCCAGATAGATGAAGGCCAGCGCCAGCACAAACACGAAATAGAGCTGCCGTCCGGACTCGCGAAACTCCCGCGACTGGCCATCCAGGTCCGTGGTGAAGCGATTGTCCAGCACCTCGGCCGCCGTCTTGTCCAGGAAATCAAGGGCCTGATCCAAAGTATAGCCTGGTGCGAGCCGGGCCGAAATGGTGGCGGCACGGAAGCGGTTGAAGTGGTTGAGTTCCCGCGGCGCCACCCGCTCCCCCACGGTCACCAGGTTGGAGAGCTGGATCAGTTGGCCGTTACGATTGCGCACGTAAATCTGGGTCAAGTCGGACGGCTCGACCCGGTCCTTGTCCTCCAGCTTAACCACCACGTCATACTGCTCGCCTTGGCGCTTGAAGCGGGTGACGTCGCGGCCGCCGAAGAGCGTCTCCAGGGTGCGCCCGATGGTCTCGACCTCCACGCCCACGGCCGCCGCCTTGTCCCGGTCGATCTCCACCGCCAGTTGCGGCTTGTTGAGCTTCAGGTCCGTGTCCACGTTGATCATGCCGGGGAACTGCTGGGCGCGCGCCAGCATCTCTTCCACCGCCTTCTCCAGCGCTTCCCAGGAAGTGCCCTGGATCACGTATTGCACCGGCGCGCTGCGGAAGCTCTGGCCGAGGGACGGCGGATTGATGGGAAACGCCAGCACCCCGGGCAGTTCCCTCATCAGCCGGGGGGTCAGCTCGCCGGTGATGTCGAGCTGGCTGCGGCTGCGTTCGCTCCAGTCGTAAAGGTTCACAAAGGCCAGGGCGTTGTTCACCGGGTTGGGCTTCTCCAGCCCCGGCGCCACCACGGTGAAGAACGAGCGAACCTCCGGGATCTCTTTGAGAATGCGCTCGAGGTCGCGGGTATAGCGGTCCGTATACTCCAGCGTCGCCCCTTCCGGGGCGTTCAGCACCACGATGAAGATGCCCCGGTCTTCCAGCGGCGCGAGCTCGGAGCGCAGTTGCAGGAATAGCGCCACCCCCACGCCGGCCACGCCAAGGAAAGTCGCCACCACCAGAACGCGGTGCCGCAGGCTTTGGGTCAGCGATGAGCGGTACGCACGAGCGAGCCAGCGGAAGAAGCCTTCCAGGGCGTTGTACACCCGACCGTGCCGCTCGTGGTGACGCAGCAGCTTGGAACACATCATGGGCGTCAGCGTCAGCGCCACGAATCCGGACACCAGCACTGCCGCCGCCACGGTGAGGGCGAACTCGGTGAACAGCCGCCCGGTGTTGCCGGTGGCGAAGGCAAGTGGCGCGAACACCGCCGCCAACGTGATGGTCATGGCCACCACCGCGAACGCGATTTCCTTGCTGCCCTGGAAGGCAGCGGCGAGCGGGCTCATCCCCTTCTCGATGTGGCGATGGATGTTCTCCAGCACCACGATGGCATCGTCCACCACCAACCCCACCGCCAGCACGATGCCGAGCAGCGTCAGCACGTTGATGGAAAAGCCCAGCGCCCAGACGACGAAGAACGCGCCGATCAGGGACACGGGGATGGTCACGAACGGGATGAGCGTCGCCCGCGGGCTCCTCAGGAAGAAAAAAATGACCAGCACCACCAGCACCAGCGCCTCCGCCAGCACCCGGTAAACGGCTTCGATAGAGGCCTCCACGAACACCGACCGGTCGAACGACACCTGCAAACGCATCCCGTCCGGCAGCGTCTCCTGCAGGCGCGGAACCATGGCCTTGACGCCCTTGGCCACCTCCAGCAGGTTGGCGGTGGACTGCTTGACGATGCCCAATCCCACCGCCTCCCGGCCGTCCACCCGCACGATATTGCGGTCGTCGTACGCCCCCAGCTCCGCCCGGCCCACGTCCTTGAGTCGCACCGGGTAGTGATGGACCTCGCGGATCACCAGGTGGTTGAACTGCTGGGGTGTTTGCAGGGCGGTGGCGGAGAGCACCGTGAATTCCCGGTTACGGCTCTCGATGCGCCCCGAAGGCACTTCCAGGTTCTGGCGCTTGAGCGCATCCTCCACGTCCTGTACCGTGACACCATAGGCGGCGAGCCGCTCGCGATCGAGCCAGATGCGCATGGCATACCTTCTCTCGCCGCCGATGATCACGCTGGCGACGCCGGGGATGGTCTTCAGCGCGTCGGCCACGTAGCGGTCGGCGTAGTCGGTGATCTCCAGCGGGTTGTGGCGGTCGCTGGAGAGCCGCAGCCACATGATGGCCTGGGCGTCGGCCTCCACCTTGGCCACCACCGGATCGTCCGCCCCCGCAGGCAGTCGGCCGCGGGTGCGGGCCACCCGGTCGCGCACGTCGTTGGCCGCCGCGTCCACGTCGCGCTCGGCCACGAACTCGACGGTGATCTGGCTCACCTCCTCCCGGGAGACCGACTTCAAGGTCTTGATGCCCTCGATGCCCGAGAGGGCGTCCTCCAGGGGATTGGTGATCTGGCTCTCCACCACCTCGGCGCTGGCCCCCTTGTACACGGTGCGCACCGACACCACCGGCGCATCGATGTTGGGGTACTCGCGCACCGTCAGCCGCAGGAACGAGATCATGCCGAGGAGCACGATGACGAGGCTCATCACCGTGGCGAACACCGGCCGGCGGACGCAGATGTCGGGGAGAAACATGAGAGGAAGCTCGCCTTGCGGCTTAACCGTTGCCGGGCTTGCGGGGCGTCTGAGGCGGCGCGCCCGCAGCGCTCACGATCTCGACTTGCGCGCCGTCGCGAAGGCGCTGATGCCCGTCGGTGACCACGACATCCCCCGGCGCCAGGCCGGCGAGAATCTCCGCCTCCCCGGGCCGGCGCAGGCCCAGTTCCACCTGGGTGAGCAGCGCCTTGCCGTCGACCACCTTGAAGACGAAAAGCTCCTGACCTCGCGGGACGATGGCCTCCTCGGGGACCACCAGGGCGTTGTCGCGCACGCCCAAGGTGAGGGACACGCGGGCGAACATGCCGGGCTTGAGCCTCACGCCAGGATTGGGGATTCTGGCGCGCAGGAGCACGGTGCGCGTCTGCTCGTCCACGGCTGGCTCGATGGCGTAGATCTGGCCCTTGAACTGCTCGTTCGGATAGGCGTCGACGGCGACCGTTACCTCCTGGCCGACGCGCAGACGGCTCAGGAACACCTCCGGAACCCGAAAGTCGAGCTTGAGGGTGCCGATCCCCTCCAGGCGCGCGATGTCCTGCCCTTTGTTCACGTAAGCGCCGGGGCTCACCTGCCTCAAGCCCACGACCCCGTCGAAAGGCGCCCGGATCACGGTCTTTTCCAGGCGGGCCTGGATCTCGGCCTGGCGCGCCAGGGACTGGTTGAGGTTCTCGCGCGCCTCATCCAGCGCCTGGGCGCTGATGAAGTTTTTTTCCTTGAGCTCCTCGGCCCGCTTGAGCCGACTGCGGTTGAGGGTCACCTCGGCCTCCACCGCCCTGAGTTGGGCCTCGATTTCGGACGAATCCAGCGATACCAGCCTGGCGCCCCGCGCCACGAATTGACCCTCGGTGAAGTGGATCTCGCTGATGCGACCGTCCACCTCCGGCCGGATCATCACGGACTCGTTGGCAAGCAAGGTGCCGACCGCGCTCACCTCCTCCCGCAGGGCGGCCCGCTTGACTCGCGCCGCTCGCACGGTCATCACCGGCGGTGCTTGAACGACGCCCGAGGGGGCCGGCTTCGCCGCCACCGTGGACAGGTGGGCGTTACGCCACCACAATCCGACGCCCGCCACCACTGCGAGGGCGAGCAATGCAATGAGACCTTTCTTCGTTGAAGGTTTCAATCAGGATGAAGGAAAAGTTCCAAAAAAAGGATCTTATAGTCTAAACATTGCGCCAACGGCCCCACCAGCGAATAATTCCGCCACATTATTCAGCGTTCCTGAACATGCGTCTGACCCTCGAAGCGCTTCACGTGCTGGACGCCATCGACCGCAAAGGCAGTTTCGCCGCGGCCGCCGAGGAACTCCACCGGGTGCCTTCCGCCATCACGTATACCGTGCAGAGACTGGAAAAAGACCTGGGCGTCAAGCTGTTCGACCGGACCGGCCACCGGGCCGTTCTCACGGAAGCGGGAAAGGAACTCCTACGGGAAGGTCGCCAGATGCTGCGGGCCGCCCACGCCCTGGAGGCCCGGGTGAAGCGGGTCGCCACCGGTTGGGAGGCGGAACTGCGGATCGCCTTCGATGACATCCTGCCGGTAGACCCCCTCCTGGAGCTGGTCGGCGAGTTCTACCGCGCCGAGTGCGGCTCCCGCATCCGGCTCCAGGCCGAAGTGCTCGGGGGCTGCTGGGATGCGCTGCTCTCCGACCGGGCCGACCTCGTCATCGGCGCGCCCGGCGAAGGCCCGCCAGGGGGCGGCTACATCACCCGTCCGCTGGC
Encoded here:
- the wrbA gene encoding NAD(P)H:quinone oxidoreductase; the protein is MTTKIQVVFYSMYGHVYKMAEAVAAGAREVEGTEVALYQVPELVPEDVLEKSGAKKAREAFAHVPVIQPEQLAEADAILFGAPTRFGNMAAQMRNFLDQTGGLWTRGALIGKVGSVFTSTATQHGGQETTLTSFHSTLLHHGMIIVGVPYAEQRLLTMKEITGGTPYGATTITDADGSRQPSENELAIARFQGRHVATIAKRLKAGSA
- a CDS encoding pirin family protein, which encodes MIEVRRSGERGHTRHLGLESDHSFSFAGYDDPRHRGFGALRVINEDRLQPGVGFDTHGHQDMEIISYVLEGALAHEDSLGNGAILRPGDVQRMSAGTGVRHSEYNASDRDVVHFLQIWIVPDRRGLPPSYERKHFSEAEKRGRLRLIASPDGRDGSVSLHQDAFVYAALLDGAQRVVHRLTPGRRAYGHVARGRVTVNGQLLEAGDALKAEGVDEIVLDQAERAEVLLFDLASSDG
- a CDS encoding disulfide bond formation protein B, with translation MRTRAGFFAGFLLCLGVLGYALYLQHGQGLEPCPLCIFQRAVFIVLGALFLLAAVHGPGPKGATAYAGLITAAAAGGVGIAARHLWVQFGAPPQVADCGADLSFMLETLPLSETLALVFRGSGECSDTQWSFLGLTLPGWSLVFYLVLAALGIFVARQARRSARA
- a CDS encoding efflux RND transporter permease subunit; its protein translation is MFLPDICVRRPVFATVMSLVIVLLGMISFLRLTVREYPNIDAPVVSVRTVYKGASAEVVESQITNPLEDALSGIEGIKTLKSVSREEVSQITVEFVAERDVDAAANDVRDRVARTRGRLPAGADDPVVAKVEADAQAIMWLRLSSDRHNPLEITDYADRYVADALKTIPGVASVIIGGERRYAMRIWLDRERLAAYGVTVQDVEDALKRQNLEVPSGRIESRNREFTVLSATALQTPQQFNHLVIREVHHYPVRLKDVGRAELGAYDDRNIVRVDGREAVGLGIVKQSTANLLEVAKGVKAMVPRLQETLPDGMRLQVSFDRSVFVEASIEAVYRVLAEALVLVVLVIFFFLRSPRATLIPFVTIPVSLIGAFFVVWALGFSINVLTLLGIVLAVGLVVDDAIVVLENIHRHIEKGMSPLAAAFQGSKEIAFAVVAMTITLAAVFAPLAFATGNTGRLFTEFALTVAAAVLVSGFVALTLTPMMCSKLLRHHERHGRVYNALEGFFRWLARAYRSSLTQSLRHRVLVVATFLGVAGVGVALFLQLRSELAPLEDRGIFIVVLNAPEGATLEYTDRYTRDLERILKEIPEVRSFFTVVAPGLEKPNPVNNALAFVNLYDWSERSRSQLDITGELTPRLMRELPGVLAFPINPPSLGQSFRSAPVQYVIQGTSWEALEKAVEEMLARAQQFPGMINVDTDLKLNKPQLAVEIDRDKAAAVGVEVETIGRTLETLFGGRDVTRFKRQGEQYDVVVKLEDKDRVEPSDLTQIYVRNRNGQLIQLSNLVTVGERVAPRELNHFNRFRAATISARLAPGYTLDQALDFLDKTAAEVLDNRFTTDLDGQSREFRESGRQLYFVFVLALAFIYLALAAQFESFRSPLVIMLTVPLAVTGAVLAMYLQSLANPRYGTLNVYSQIGLVMLIGLITKNGILIVEFANQLRDRGMEKVEAVIEAASLRLRPILMTSLATVFGAIPIALATGAGAESRQAIGWVIVGGVSVGTLFTLYVIPTMYTFIVGKRELLTREELEAQVAASGGAAAPPARAPAGRTEGA
- a CDS encoding type II toxin-antitoxin system VapC family toxin translates to MMLLDTCIVIDVLRGREAAVAFVNGLPEVPSLSAITATELIAGARNARERRQIERLLEVYTVHDIGLEIASLAGDYLRQYGPSHGVDPIDALIAATAKTANLELATLNLKHFPMFKGLKRPYRS
- a CDS encoding Sir2 family NAD-dependent protein deacetylase → MSTACSIPDYRDAEGRWKRTPSLSHQEFLRSDSARRRDWAQSLIGWPRVAASRPNAAHRALAQSGPGAGFPGRPRGDRRPYPTPNATNTCSPSTASTPYWSRQRSPRPTTRCTGSRAAPGPRSSTFGPGSSGFEPAMGGTAALGMTT
- a CDS encoding efflux RND transporter periplasmic adaptor subunit: MLALAVVAGVGLWWRNAHLSTVAAKPAPSGVVQAPPVMTVRAARVKRAALREEVSAVGTLLANESVMIRPEVDGRISEIHFTEGQFVARGARLVSLDSSEIEAQLRAVEAEVTLNRSRLKRAEELKEKNFISAQALDEARENLNQSLARQAEIQARLEKTVIRAPFDGVVGLRQVSPGAYVNKGQDIARLEGIGTLKLDFRVPEVFLSRLRVGQEVTVAVDAYPNEQFKGQIYAIEPAVDEQTRTVLLRARIPNPGVRLKPGMFARVSLTLGVRDNALVVPEEAIVPRGQELFVFKVVDGKALLTQVELGLRRPGEAEILAGLAPGDVVVTDGHQRLRDGAQVEIVSAAGAPPQTPRKPGNG
- a CDS encoding quinone oxidoreductase family protein: MKAIRVFEFGGPEQLRLAETEVPQPKEGEALVKLAYAGVNFIDVYMRNGSYARSRTYQTPLPMTLGMEGVGEVVEAGPGVERVRVGDRVGYCLVRGSYAEYAVVPAWRLARIPEGVPDPIATTLMLQGCTAHYLSHSVYELRPGSTCLVHAGAGGVGQLLIQLAKLRGATVLTTVGSADKAQIAKARGADHVILYRERDFREAVMEITGGKGVDVVYDAVGKDTIARSIRSLRRRGLCVNYGGASGLVASIEPLELGEAGSVYFTRPHLADYTATTEEIEWRTGDLFRWYLEGKLTVVIDREYPLAEAAEAHRHLEGRGTRGKLLLKVTP
- a CDS encoding LysR family transcriptional regulator; protein product: MRLTLEALHVLDAIDRKGSFAAAAEELHRVPSAITYTVQRLEKDLGVKLFDRTGHRAVLTEAGKELLREGRQMLRAAHALEARVKRVATGWEAELRIAFDDILPVDPLLELVGEFYRAECGSRIRLQAEVLGGCWDALLSDRADLVIGAPGEGPPGGGYITRPLAPVEFVFAVAPNHPLASAEEPLSRELILQHRSVAAADTSRELPVRTTGLLPGQEVLTVHNMSTKALAQALGLGVGYLPRHIAEPYLAAGRLIEKQTQEAKAPVPLFLAWRTSHRGKALSWFVERIEGNQRFLERLRLSG
- a CDS encoding DMT family transporter is translated as MDVVLHALALLIGALMPVQVGINASLRALLGDPLLAGLVNMVVGLVCVLLVLMLLRVPWPTAAAMASVPAWGWLGGAIGAAVVVVSLVAGPKLGAATLFVLVVAGQIAASMLLDHFGVLGYPVRPMSVLRIVGALMLIAGVVLIVKN